Part of the Lotus japonicus ecotype B-129 chromosome 6, LjGifu_v1.2 genome, CAAGAAGCAGTTGGAGATTATGAATAAGTGAAACATCTACACGAGAGAACAATTAAAAAAACACACTACTTTGAAATGCCCCACTCACTCTGCTCTTTTCAACATGTGCTGTGGTAAAGGGCCTAAAACCCTCTCCATCATGGCTAGGTGCTCCAAATTCTCATGCGTCTGAAACAAAGCTTCTCCCTGAAACCATTTTGCAGTTCATAACATTGCTCATTTAGTAAACTTGGATAAAACTTTCTAGCTTAGAAATCACTATACTGAGGAACTCCACATACCGAGCACAACTCCATCAAAATGCATCCAACACTCCATATGTCACAAGGAGAACTCCACCCAAGTCCTAGAAGCAAGCAAACAAGCTAGAATTACTTTTGAACCACATGAAGAGAAATAAGCTGACCATAAAAACACACTAAAACTTCAAATAAGCTGACCATAAAAAATCATAGGCATATGAAGAGAAATAGAAACTTACCGAGAATAACCTCAGGTGCCCGATAATGCCTAGTAGAGACAATATAGTTGTGACCTTGGTGCTCATAGGCCGTACTACCAAAGTCGATAACCTTAATAGCACTTGACTTTGGCAGTCTCTTAAAAGAGATGGGATCTTTTGGTGACCGGAATGTAaccttcaatttttaaaaatttgttattACTTGACTAAGATATAGATAAACGTTTAGGCATGTGGTGAAACAGAACCATTGCGCCACTAGCACACAAAAATAGAACATAATCTAAAAATTCTAAAATTTGAACACCAAAAAAAAAGCAGAAATACCTTGTAGTCAGGAACTACATATTCTGAGGAAATAAAAAGTATATTTTCAGGCTTCAAGTCTGTGTGGATGAGGCGCAAATCATGCATGACTGCAATTTTCGAAACACAGTCAACACAggtattataaaaaaattgaacaatttcctcctttttttttccaactGTCATGGGGAGTGAGATATCTCTAACCATCCACAATAGTCTAATGGTTTTAAATGATTCAAAAAGAGTTATAAAAGTACTGTTGGGAAAAATAAGTGACCAGTTGACTTTTTTTACTGAATAAATCCCAAAGTAACCATCATAACTCCCTAAAGAAGAGAGAACAGTGCCATTTATATGACTTTTGCCACAAAGTTTGGAAAGAATAGAAACAGTGGAAGAAGCAATTACGTACATGCTACACATTCCAACAGTTGCCTGCCAAGCTCACGGACAAGATCAACCGGAAATGGGCGATAATTGTTCTTCCGAAGAAAATCATATAAGCTTGGTCCAAGCATCTCAAATACCTGTTAAGACCATTGAAATTTCACTGACAAGTCTTATCCCCCAGAAATATTTGTGAAGTTTGGAAATGATTTCACCATATGTCAATTAGATACTCACAATGCAAATATGGTTACGGTAGTCAAACCAGTTGCGTATTTGAACACAGCTgcatatgataaaatgacttaaCAACTGGCACAAACCTCAATTCATAGCCAGTAGTACATTACATacagaataataaaagaaaacaaacttACCGGCTGCCATTCTTGTCATACTTCCCAACCAATTGGAGCACATCAACTTCTAACATTGCTGCTTCACGATATTTCTTAATACTACGCACAACTTTTATGGCAACCAGCTCCCTCGTTTCTCTATCCCAGCATTCTAGAACCTGACCAAAAGTCCCTTCAAACATAGAACAGATAGCATAAGGATAGGACTCAAAATCCATAAACAAAACAATGCTTAAAGAAGTAAACAAGATAATTGTAATAACAACCTTCACCAATTTTCCTGAGGATCTTATCTGCAAGTATAGAAACAAAGACATAATGATTAGACGAAATAAAAAATGTATACAAATCAAGGCATCGAAATTCAAAACAACTCATCACTTGTCAAGATTCGCAAGGACATTAGTGGAAATATTTTAATAGGCAAATATGAGAAGAAAAACTATAGGGAAGGATCTTTTCAGTTCTTACATTAACACAAGCACACAGGAAggtttaaaaaaagatgtggaTTGAAGAAGATAGGGCAGTAAATTTTAGGGTAAAAAAGTATAAAGTAATCATGCAACTTAAACAAACTTCAAATATACATTTTGAACATGCATGTCAAAAGAATTTATCCTTTCttcaaaaaatgagaaaataattaTCCCTCTGAAATTTATCATTGAAGTAGTCTCAAAAATCATATAACTAACGGATATTAGAATATTGAGCAAGCAGCATAAGAATATCTAACAAAAATAGTAAACTTAGAAAAGCTCTTTGATGGTGGCTAAATGCATTACACCGAGATGTTAAATTGTCTCCAAGTGCAAACATGTAATGTCCATCTTTGTCATCATCTCGCCATTGGGGAGAGCCTTTTTCTGCATATCCATTTACAAAAAGACCAGCATGGTCAGGTTGTACCCGTGGCACTCCATTGCTTGTTGCCACATTAGGAACCTCTTGTCCACAATACCATCCCGAATGAGCCTACACAGAATTAAATTACTTACTCATACTACACTAAAGATTAAGAAACAATATTAAAAAATGCATCCCCATCCCCAATTTTCCACTTATAAAATCATTGAAACGGACATCTATCTCAAAAGTTATTTAAGCAAAGAAATTATGCTATATGAACAAAATAGATTCAATATAACATTTGAACAAAATTAACAGCCAATTAATTTTAAGCTAATTACCAAATCTATCATCGAACCGCAAACCTTAAAGTACTCAAATTTGAAATTATCAAGAAATAAACGGGCagatctattttttttaataaaatcatGATGGATTTCCCCCCAGAAtggataattaaaaaaaaaaactaacgaaATTGAAAGGTGTTATTACCTTTGGGAGGGTTTGACCCTGAGGAAGATCCCAAACCAATTTAGCCCTTTTCCGGGGACGCCGATCCGTCGGAAATTCTGTAGTGTAGCCGTAGTTCATCTCTGTCGAATGAGGAACCCTAATCCCAATTCGATCGATCGATTGATTGAATTGAACTATTTCTTTTGCTTGTTTGTCACAACCGAATCAGACCCTGAACATCATTCCTCGTCCTCAGTCGTCTCTATGTCGTTCGATTTTCCTGTCATGGTTGAATCTGGACCGTTCATTTCTATATCCATTTTATGTCGTTATTGAAATTAAGAATGTGGTTTGTGTTCTGAATTTGCTGACCTTAATGAAGGTCATAATCTCCCCTTGGGTCATGTTTAGGGATGACAATCGGTATTGGACCCATTGCGTATCCATATTAAATACCCATAATGCTTAGGGTAAGAACTTGATAGACGGATACGAGGTTGAGTATGAGTaaatacccgcaaaaaataATGGGTACGGGTGAGGGTATGAGTACTATCATACTCAACccgcccatacccgcacacacatattaAACTCGCACACATGATTGACAAAGGATATGCACATAGCTATGAGTTCAGACGAAATTGTGTTTGGATTAGGTGAAATTTTGAATTAGACGGATATACTCTTATCACCTTTATGTCACACCCGTTGCTCAGCTCGAGACAATGatgatgtaagacccaagtttttaagcttagaataagtggaagagatttccatttacgattaggcttgatgtatcgtgaagggaaacctgaacaagagtctaccaaatgaaataaatttatgaaggagaaagttcaggaaaagtcaaaggattgtatcgaagtcgatctaagttatagcacgactaatattcgttttaaaaccaaggacaagaaccttaggaaatcagactatgttccacccttggaacactataggaataaaatttccaaagaggttccacccttggaacactgtaggaatttagtccaaaaatcttcagagaaatgttagaacttctcttattccatatataaccatcgtttcgaggcgaaaccctagaatctacgaacgtccgattccaaccctcggaagtttgccgaaactgaaaccctggtatttcaaaaccctaaaatcaaccgacaatgaagactttttctattcggaacatcaaatgaagattccacacgcgtacacccatttctcttgatgatttcaatctttcttcagaaggaagttttctattccgacattcgatgtaaaaagtaacttatcgggtaaaatagtttttacaccgactttgcattagccacctaaaatacaaggaaacctctgttgagttttggatttatgtcgccaaaacctatcttagaattcacggagaatgaagccggaaaaatcagattcgcgaaactttcattttcccgcgttttgccaacctctatatatagcattaaaaacaagcctcgaaaaccaaaaatcataccgatatttctttgaagaattagaagattcagcggggagaatatcgtgtctagaatacattggaatcagtaggaagaatcggaaatcactcatatttttatcttaactctatgagctaaatcctccgatatctaaacaaatctgtaccggtttacaaaatatcttttgaaaatatctttacaaaatatctgttcatccttatccaatctttgataaatatctattcatccttatccaatctttgataaatacctattcatccttatccgatctttgatatatatctactcatttcttggttaatggatcattttaatttgctcaaagtgatcataatttatattttactatttcataaagttcctcataatttttagtatagttatatatccattatatatttttctcttaactttgtgagctaaattcttcagtgtctaaatcaatttataccagtttacaaatatctttcctaaatatctaaacctccttatcctccctcactcactctgtcgacatctctctctctcattacacttttttcttcatttttcttccttgacccatttcctacttcttcttctatatatattatgtccctcctccttttctttctacttcttcttctgcCTATTTTCCAAAAGCTGCAGCACCCACGCACATCATCAATCTTCTCATCACCATTTTCCTCCTTGCTGCCCACGCACacatgtttcttctttctttctttcctacTTTCATGTTGTTTCCTTTCCATTGCAACAAGCCACCACCGTCACTAACCCACCATGTGCAAGCCACCACGTCCTCCCCCTCACGAAGCCACCGTGAGCAGAACGAAGCGAAACCGACGTCGCCGACGCCGTAATCTTCGATCTTCGATTCTAGTGTCATCGGACCTCTGTTCACAGCAAGGTTAGTACCGTTAGAACCCTTGCGacgtccacaacaaaacccatattccggatCGCCGTTCCGTCGCCGTCAACCGCCGCCGTTGCCGCCTTCGGGAGCTTTTTCCGGTCAACTCCGCCGACCAATGAAAAAACGGAGTGTACTGCGACGATCCTTGCCGCGAGGAGAGCAAAACCCTATCTTCAATTtcgtatttgggtcattttattcgatgaccccgacaaccaccgtcgaccttcggctgaactttctgggcaaaccgtcgactctttggggaaacggacagcgccgttgagtttctggccgcgaaaggatgaaggaacaaccttcctttatgtctccggcgacagttcctccgtcaaccccgtgagccgcaactt contains:
- the LOC130725897 gene encoding serine/threonine-protein kinase AFC2-like isoform X1 — encoded protein: MNYGYTTEFPTDRRPRKRAKLVWDLPQGQTLPKAHSGWYCGQEVPNVATSNGVPRVQPDHAGLFVNGYAEKGSPQWRDDDKDGHYMFALGDNLTSRYKILRKIGEGTFGQVLECWDRETRELVAIKVVRSIKKYREAAMLEVDVLQLVGKYDKNGSRCVQIRNWFDYRNHICIVFEMLGPSLYDFLRKNNYRPFPVDLVRELGRQLLECVAFMHDLRLIHTDLKPENILFISSEYVVPDYKVTFRSPKDPISFKRLPKSSAIKVIDFGSTAYEHQGHNYIVSTRHYRAPEVILGLGWSSPCDIWSVGCILMELCSGEALFQTHENLEHLAMMERVLGPLPQHMLKRADRLGEKYVRRGRLNWPEGAVSRESIKAVLKLPRLPNLVMQHVDHSAGDLLDLLQGLLRFDPFCRLKAHEALRHPFFTREHYQRF
- the LOC130725897 gene encoding serine/threonine-protein kinase AFC1-like isoform X2; translation: MLGPSLYDFLRKNNYRPFPVDLVRELGRQLLECVAFMHDLRLIHTDLKPENILFISSEYVVPDYKVTFRSPKDPISFKRLPKSSAIKVIDFGSTAYEHQGHNYIVSTRHYRAPEVILGLGWSSPCDIWSVGCILMELCSGEALFQTHENLEHLAMMERVLGPLPQHMLKRADRLGEKYVRRGRLNWPEGAVSRESIKAVLKLPRLPNLVMQHVDHSAGDLLDLLQGLLRFDPFCRLKAHEALRHPFFTREHYQRF